A region from the Pseudomonas sp. KU26590 genome encodes:
- a CDS encoding RNA polymerase factor sigma-54 — translation MKPSLVLRMGQQLTMTPQLQQAIRLLQLSTLDLQQEIQEALESNPMLERQEEGDDFDNADPLADTVEQKPNADVQEPTYQESAPTVDNLDEGDWNERIPNELPVDTAWEDVYQTSASSLPSNDDDEWDFTTRTSVGESLQSHLLWQLNLAPMSDTDRLIAVTLIDCINNQGYLDETLEEMLDAFDPELDIELDEIEAVLHRIQQFEPAGIGARNLSECLLLQLRQLPAKTKWLAEAQKLVSDYIDLLGSRDYAQLMRRMKLKEDDLRQVIELVQSLNPRPGSQIESSEAEYVVPDVIVRKDNERWLVELNQESVPRLRVNPQYAGFVRRADTSADNTFMRNQLQEARWFIKSLQSRNETLMKVATQIVEHQRGFLEYGDEAMKPLVLHDIAEAVGMHESTISRVTTQKFMHTPRGIYELKYFFSSHVSTSEGGECSSTAIRAIIKKLVAAENQKKPLSDSKIAGLLEAQGIQVARRTVAKYRESLGISPSSERKRLM, via the coding sequence ATGAAACCTTCGCTAGTCTTGAGAATGGGCCAGCAGCTGACGATGACGCCTCAGCTGCAACAGGCAATCCGCTTGCTTCAGCTGTCGACGCTGGATCTCCAACAGGAGATTCAAGAGGCGCTGGAGTCGAACCCGATGCTGGAACGGCAGGAGGAAGGCGACGATTTCGACAACGCCGACCCCTTGGCGGACACCGTAGAGCAAAAGCCCAACGCTGATGTTCAGGAACCCACCTACCAGGAATCGGCGCCCACCGTCGACAATCTGGATGAGGGCGACTGGAACGAGCGCATCCCCAATGAGCTCCCCGTCGACACCGCGTGGGAAGACGTCTACCAGACCAGCGCCAGCAGCCTGCCCAGCAACGACGATGACGAGTGGGATTTCACCACCCGCACCTCCGTCGGCGAGAGCCTGCAAAGTCACTTGCTCTGGCAGCTCAACCTCGCGCCAATGTCGGACACCGATCGCCTGATCGCCGTGACCCTGATCGACTGCATCAACAATCAGGGTTACCTCGACGAAACGCTTGAAGAAATGCTAGACGCTTTCGATCCCGAGCTCGATATCGAGCTGGATGAGATAGAAGCTGTTCTGCACCGTATCCAGCAGTTCGAGCCGGCAGGCATCGGCGCTCGCAACCTGAGCGAATGCCTGCTGCTGCAACTTCGCCAGTTGCCGGCCAAAACCAAGTGGCTGGCGGAAGCGCAGAAGCTGGTCAGCGACTACATCGATCTGCTGGGCAGCCGCGACTACGCGCAACTGATGCGCCGCATGAAGCTCAAGGAAGACGACCTGCGTCAGGTCATCGAACTGGTCCAGAGCCTCAACCCGCGCCCCGGCTCGCAGATCGAATCCAGCGAAGCCGAATACGTGGTGCCTGACGTCATCGTGCGCAAGGACAACGAGCGCTGGCTGGTGGAGCTGAACCAGGAATCCGTGCCGCGCCTGCGGGTCAATCCACAGTACGCAGGGTTTGTGCGTCGCGCCGATACCAGCGCCGACAACACGTTCATGCGCAATCAGCTGCAGGAAGCTCGCTGGTTCATCAAGAGCCTGCAAAGCCGCAACGAGACGCTGATGAAGGTGGCGACGCAAATTGTTGAACACCAGCGTGGCTTCCTCGAGTACGGCGACGAGGCCATGAAGCCGCTGGTTCTGCATGACATCGCTGAAGCGGTCGGCATGCATGAATCGACGATTTCCCGGGTGACCACGCAGAAGTTCATGCACACCCCACGCGGGATCTACGAACTCAAATATTTCTTTTCCAGCCACGTCAGCACCTCCGAAGGCGGCGAATGCTCGTCAACGGCGATTCGCGCGATCATCAAAAAACTGGTCGCCGCGGAAAATCAGAAAAAGCCGTTGAGTGACAGCAAGATCGCTGGTTTACTGGAAGCACAAGGCATTCAAGTGGCCCGTCGCACAGTCGCCAAGTACCGCGAATCCCTTGGGATCTCGCCGTCCAGCGAACGCAAGCGACTGATGTAG
- the lptB gene encoding LPS export ABC transporter ATP-binding protein, with translation MATLKAQHLAKAYKSRQVVRDVSLSIESGQIVGLLGPNGAGKTTCFYMIVGLVQADQGRVLIDDQDVSHQPMHGRARAGIGYLPQEASIFRKLSVSDNIMAILETRKELDRAARRKELESLLQEFHITHIRDNLGMSLSGGERRRVEIARALATSPKFILLDEPFAGVDPISVGDIKQIIHHLKAKGIGVLITDHNVRETLDICETAYIVNDGQLIAEGDAESILANQLVKEVYLGHEFRL, from the coding sequence ATGGCAACGCTGAAAGCCCAACACCTGGCCAAGGCCTATAAAAGCCGCCAGGTCGTACGTGACGTCAGCCTGTCCATCGAGAGCGGCCAGATCGTCGGCCTGCTCGGCCCCAACGGCGCCGGCAAGACCACCTGTTTCTACATGATCGTCGGCCTGGTTCAGGCGGATCAGGGTCGGGTCCTGATCGATGACCAGGACGTCAGCCATCAGCCGATGCACGGCCGCGCTCGCGCCGGTATTGGCTACCTGCCACAGGAAGCGTCGATCTTCCGCAAGCTCTCCGTCTCGGACAACATCATGGCGATCCTGGAGACCCGCAAGGAGCTCGATCGCGCTGCCCGCCGCAAGGAGCTGGAAAGCCTGCTGCAGGAATTCCACATCACCCACATTCGCGACAACCTGGGCATGAGCCTGTCGGGCGGTGAACGTCGCCGCGTGGAAATCGCACGCGCCCTCGCCACTTCGCCGAAATTCATTCTGCTCGACGAACCCTTCGCCGGTGTCGACCCTATCTCCGTAGGCGACATCAAGCAGATCATTCACCACCTCAAGGCCAAAGGGATCGGCGTGCTGATCACCGACCACAACGTGCGTGAGACGCTGGATATCTGCGAAACCGCCTACATCGTCAACGATGGGCAGCTGATTGCCGAAGGCGACGCCGAATCCATCCTGGCCAACCAGTTGGTCAAGGAAGTGTATCTGGGTCACGAGTTCCGCCTGTAA
- the lptA gene encoding lipopolysaccharide transport periplasmic protein LptA, translating into MRLVKTLPFLLGLGAALGSASAWSLPTDRDQPIHIQSDDAQLDDKQGIATYKGNVIITQGTMKITGNTVTITRTPQGDVDVFTSVGNLAYYEQKPSVDKPIVQAWGVTIQYFAAQNRIVLIDKAKVVNDGNTSEGEKIVYDTVKQVVNAGRANGTKITAPRPRIDMVIQPKKKTDQQKAQ; encoded by the coding sequence ATGAGGCTCGTTAAAACCCTTCCTTTTTTGCTCGGCCTGGGCGCAGCACTGGGAAGCGCGAGCGCCTGGTCTCTGCCGACGGATCGCGATCAACCCATCCACATCCAGTCGGATGACGCGCAGCTGGACGACAAGCAAGGCATCGCCACTTACAAAGGCAATGTCATCATCACCCAGGGCACGATGAAGATCACCGGTAACACTGTGACCATCACCCGTACGCCGCAAGGCGACGTGGACGTGTTCACGTCCGTGGGCAACCTGGCTTATTACGAGCAGAAGCCATCGGTGGACAAGCCGATCGTTCAGGCTTGGGGCGTCACCATCCAGTACTTCGCGGCCCAGAACCGCATTGTGCTGATCGACAAGGCCAAAGTGGTCAACGACGGCAACACGTCCGAAGGCGAGAAAATCGTCTATGACACCGTCAAGCAGGTCGTGAACGCCGGTCGTGCCAATGGCACCAAGATCACCGCACCACGCCCTCGCATCGACATGGTCATCCAGCCGAAAAAGAAAACCGACCAGCAGAAGGCCCAGTAA
- the lptC gene encoding LPS export ABC transporter periplasmic protein LptC, with protein sequence MLSKKFRTFLLFGVLALLLAAVGYWNISPESFLDQPKSAVDESAVDYYATNAHSIQYLPDGTMQYDMTADKVEHLKATDITLMTTPVLQMYRGSTFPWHVQSVRAEVSPGGDHVELIDSVRINRTDEKDRTTIITSSRMTVFPQKQYAETAQPVRIDGLGGVTTGTGMKAYLKESRMNLLSNVRGQYEAR encoded by the coding sequence ATGCTGAGCAAAAAGTTTCGTACGTTTCTGCTGTTCGGTGTGCTGGCACTGCTGCTGGCAGCGGTCGGCTACTGGAACATCAGTCCGGAAAGCTTCCTCGATCAACCCAAGAGTGCCGTGGATGAAAGCGCTGTCGATTACTACGCGACCAACGCCCACAGCATTCAGTACCTGCCCGACGGGACCATGCAGTACGACATGACCGCCGACAAGGTCGAGCACTTGAAAGCCACAGACATCACCCTGATGACCACGCCGGTGCTGCAGATGTATCGCGGTTCGACCTTCCCCTGGCACGTACAGAGCGTTCGCGCCGAAGTGTCCCCAGGGGGTGATCACGTCGAGCTGATCGACTCGGTGCGCATCAACCGCACCGACGAAAAGGACCGCACCACCATCATCACCAGCAGCCGCATGACTGTATTCCCGCAGAAGCAATATGCGGAAACTGCCCAACCCGTTAGAATCGACGGCCTTGGCGGTGTAACGACCGGCACGGGTATGAAAGCGTATCTGAAAGAAAGCAGGATGAACCTGCTATCCAACGTAAGAGGACAGTATGAGGCTCGTTAA
- a CDS encoding KdsC family phosphatase yields the protein MSADMNHLMQRGKNIKLAIFDVDGVLTDGRLYFLEDGSEFKTFNTLDGQGIKMLINSGVTTAIISGRKTPVVERRAKNLGIAHLYQGREDKLVVLDELLQQLNLSYDQVAYLGDDLPDLPVIRRVGLGMAVANAASFVREHAHGTTQARGGEGAAREFCELILKAQGNLEAAHAAYL from the coding sequence ATGAGCGCCGATATGAATCACCTGATGCAACGCGGCAAGAACATCAAACTGGCGATCTTCGATGTCGATGGCGTACTCACCGATGGGCGCCTGTATTTCCTCGAAGACGGCAGCGAGTTCAAGACGTTCAACACCCTCGACGGCCAGGGCATCAAGATGCTCATCAACTCAGGCGTGACCACCGCCATCATCAGCGGGCGCAAGACCCCGGTGGTTGAGCGGCGCGCGAAGAACCTCGGCATCGCACACCTTTATCAGGGCCGCGAAGACAAACTCGTGGTCCTCGACGAGCTTTTGCAGCAACTGAATCTAAGCTACGACCAGGTCGCGTATCTGGGTGACGATTTGCCTGATCTGCCGGTCATTCGCCGGGTCGGTCTGGGCATGGCCGTAGCCAATGCTGCCAGCTTTGTCCGCGAGCACGCACATGGCACCACCCAGGCACGTGGCGGCGAAGGCGCTGCCCGCGAATTCTGCGAATTGATCCTGAAGGCTCAGGGCAACCTCGAAGCGGCTCACGCCGCCTACCTATAG
- a CDS encoding KpsF/GutQ family sugar-phosphate isomerase yields MSNARNLIESAQSTIRLEIEAVEGLLAHINADFVSACDMILGSQGRVVVVGMGKSGHIGKKIAATLASTGTPSFFVHPAEASHGDMGMITSADIILALSNSGTTAEIVTLLPLIKRLGIKMISLTGNPESTLAKAAEVNLNARVEKEACPLNLAPTSSTTAALVMGDALAVALLDARGFTAEDFAFSHPGGALGRRLLLKVEHVMHTGANLPQVARGTPVRDSLMEMTRKGLGMTAILESDGRLAGIFTDGDLRRTLDRPIDIRQATIDEVMTVHGKTVRPEMLAAEALKIMEDNKIGALIVVDENDRPLGAFNLQDLLRAGVM; encoded by the coding sequence ATGTCCAATGCCCGTAACCTGATTGAATCGGCACAGAGCACCATCCGCCTTGAAATAGAAGCCGTGGAAGGTTTGCTTGCGCATATCAATGCCGATTTCGTCAGCGCGTGCGACATGATTCTGGGCAGTCAGGGCCGCGTGGTCGTGGTCGGCATGGGCAAGTCCGGGCATATCGGCAAGAAGATCGCCGCTACGTTGGCCAGCACCGGCACCCCGTCTTTCTTCGTGCACCCGGCCGAGGCCAGCCACGGCGACATGGGCATGATTACCAGCGCCGACATCATCCTGGCCCTGTCCAATTCGGGCACGACGGCCGAAATCGTCACGCTGCTGCCGCTGATCAAGCGTCTGGGCATCAAGATGATCAGCCTCACCGGCAACCCGGAATCAACGCTGGCCAAGGCCGCAGAAGTCAACCTCAATGCCCGGGTGGAAAAAGAAGCCTGCCCGCTGAATCTGGCGCCCACCTCCTCCACCACGGCGGCGCTGGTCATGGGCGACGCCCTGGCCGTTGCACTGCTGGACGCCAGAGGCTTCACCGCCGAAGACTTCGCCTTTTCCCACCCGGGCGGTGCGCTGGGTCGTCGGCTGCTGTTGAAGGTCGAGCATGTCATGCACACTGGCGCCAACCTGCCGCAGGTTGCCCGGGGCACGCCGGTTCGCGATTCGCTGATGGAAATGACCCGCAAGGGGCTGGGCATGACCGCCATCCTCGAGAGCGACGGCCGCCTTGCCGGTATCTTCACGGACGGTGACTTGCGTCGCACACTGGATCGCCCGATCGACATACGCCAGGCGACCATTGATGAAGTGATGACCGTCCATGGCAAGACTGTACGCCCGGAAATGCTCGCGGCCGAAGCCTTGAAAATCATGGAAGACAACAAGATCGGCGCACTCATTGTGGTCGACGAGAACGATCGCCCGCTTGGCGCGTTCAACCTTCAAGACCTGCTCCGTGCGGGAGTCATGTAA
- a CDS encoding ATP-binding cassette domain-containing protein produces MSADNAYAVELKGVSFKRGARSIFNNVDIHIPRGKVTGIMGPSGSGKTTLLRLMGAQLRPSAGEVWVNGQNLPKLSRSDLFDARKHMGVLFQSGALFTDLDVFENVAFPLRVHTKLPEDMIRDIVLLKLQAVGLRGAVELMPDELSGGMKRRVALARAIAMDPQILMYDEPFVGQDPIAMGVLVRLIRLLNDALGITSIVVSHDLAETASIADYLYVVGDGQVLGQGTPSELMQSDNPRIRQFMTGDPDGPVPFHYPAPDYRDDLLGKR; encoded by the coding sequence ATGAGTGCCGATAACGCCTACGCGGTCGAGCTGAAGGGCGTTTCCTTCAAGCGCGGTGCGCGCAGCATCTTCAATAATGTGGACATCCACATCCCCCGGGGCAAAGTCACCGGCATCATGGGGCCGTCGGGCAGTGGTAAAACCACCCTGCTGCGCTTGATGGGTGCACAGCTGCGTCCGAGCGCCGGTGAAGTCTGGGTCAATGGCCAGAATCTGCCAAAGCTTTCGCGCAGCGATCTTTTCGATGCGCGCAAGCATATGGGCGTGCTCTTTCAGAGCGGCGCGCTGTTCACCGACCTCGACGTATTCGAAAACGTGGCGTTTCCGTTGCGGGTTCACACCAAGCTGCCTGAAGACATGATCCGCGACATCGTCCTGCTGAAACTGCAGGCGGTCGGGCTTCGTGGCGCAGTCGAGTTGATGCCCGACGAACTGTCGGGTGGCATGAAGCGTCGTGTTGCGCTGGCACGTGCCATCGCGATGGATCCTCAGATCCTCATGTACGACGAGCCCTTCGTAGGCCAGGACCCTATCGCCATGGGCGTACTGGTTCGGCTGATCCGGCTGCTGAATGATGCCCTGGGGATCACCAGCATCGTCGTGTCCCACGACCTCGCCGAGACCGCCAGCATTGCCGACTATCTCTATGTCGTCGGTGACGGTCAGGTGCTGGGGCAGGGCACGCCGAGTGAACTGATGCAGTCGGATAACCCTCGTATACGTCAGTTCATGACGGGTGATCCCGACGGGCCGGTGCCTTTCCATTATCCGGCGCCGGATTATCGCGACGATCTTTTGGGGAAGCGCTGA
- the mlaE gene encoding lipid asymmetry maintenance ABC transporter permease subunit MlaE: MRRKSLMDRVRLMGRSAIDIVAVLGRSGIFLVHALLGRGGIGGGFQLLLRQLHSVGVMSLAIIVVSGVFIGMVLALQGFSILAKYGSEQAVGQMVALTLLRELGPVVTALLFAGRAGSALTAEIGNMKSTEQLSSLEMIGVDPLKYIVAPRLWAGFISLPVLALIFSVVGIWGGSWVAVDWLGVYEGSFWANMQNSVSFSDDVLNGVIKSVVFAFVVTWIAVFQGYDCEPTSEGISRATTKTVVYASLAVLGLDFIMTALMFGDF, translated from the coding sequence ATGCGCAGAAAGTCTTTAATGGATCGCGTACGCCTGATGGGGCGTTCCGCGATCGATATAGTTGCAGTGTTGGGTCGTTCAGGTATTTTTCTGGTTCATGCGTTGCTTGGGCGCGGCGGAATCGGCGGCGGTTTTCAGCTGCTCCTTCGTCAGCTGCACTCGGTGGGCGTCATGTCACTGGCCATTATTGTCGTGTCCGGCGTGTTCATCGGCATGGTGCTGGCGCTGCAAGGCTTCAGCATTCTTGCCAAGTACGGCTCCGAGCAGGCGGTGGGGCAGATGGTTGCCCTGACATTGCTGCGTGAACTCGGCCCGGTCGTCACCGCTCTATTGTTCGCCGGTCGTGCAGGCTCTGCGCTCACCGCTGAAATCGGCAACATGAAATCCACCGAGCAGCTGTCCAGCCTCGAAATGATTGGCGTCGACCCGCTTAAATACATCGTCGCGCCGCGTCTCTGGGCAGGCTTCATCTCGCTGCCGGTGCTGGCGTTGATTTTCAGCGTGGTCGGCATCTGGGGTGGTTCATGGGTGGCGGTCGACTGGCTGGGCGTCTACGAAGGCTCCTTCTGGGCCAACATGCAGAACAGCGTTTCGTTTTCCGATGATGTACTCAACGGTGTCATCAAGAGCGTCGTGTTCGCTTTTGTCGTCACCTGGATTGCCGTGTTCCAGGGCTATGACTGCGAGCCCACGTCCGAAGGGATCAGTCGCGCCACGACCAAGACCGTGGTCTACGCCTCATTGGCCGTACTGGGCCTGGACTTTATTATGACCGCCTTGATGTTTGGAGACTTCTGA
- the mlaD gene encoding outer membrane lipid asymmetry maintenance protein MlaD → MQNRTLETGVGLFLLAGILALLLLALRVSGLSASASTDTYKLYANFDNIAGLTVRAKVTMAGVNIGKVTAIDLDHDTFTGRVTMEVNKRVNNLPSDSTASILTAGLLGEKYVGISVGGDDQLLKDGGTIHDTQSSLVLEDLIGKFLLNSVGKDAK, encoded by the coding sequence ATGCAAAACCGCACCCTCGAAACCGGTGTAGGCCTGTTTCTGCTGGCCGGGATCCTGGCTTTGCTCCTGCTCGCCCTGCGCGTCAGCGGTTTGAGCGCCAGCGCCAGCACCGACACTTATAAACTTTACGCAAATTTCGACAATATCGCCGGTTTGACTGTCAGAGCGAAAGTGACCATGGCCGGTGTGAACATTGGCAAGGTCACTGCAATCGATCTGGATCACGATACCTTCACCGGTCGTGTGACGATGGAAGTGAACAAGCGGGTCAACAACCTGCCTTCGGATTCCACCGCTTCCATTCTGACCGCAGGCCTGCTGGGTGAAAAATACGTCGGCATCAGTGTTGGCGGCGATGATCAGCTGTTGAAAGACGGCGGCACCATCCATGACACCCAGTCCTCGTTGGTACTCGAAGACCTGATCGGTAAATTCCTGCTCAATTCAGTGGGCAAAGACGCCAAATGA